The Aedes albopictus strain Foshan chromosome 1, AalbF5, whole genome shotgun sequence genomic interval TGTGAGCTGTGCTTGGTGTTACTGCAATTCGTGTGCGATTCATCAATCGGTTGATGAGGGAAGATGGGTAGTTGTTTTGCCGCAGATTCTGGAAGATGATGTGTTTCTGCTGTTCAATGGGCATGCTGGTAGTCAGTTGTGTTACACGTTTGATGAAGTTGGTGGCTACGTTCAGCTTCATGTTTGTTGGATGGTATGAATGGTAGTTCAGCAGGCGACCAGACGATATTGCCTTCGAATACCACCTGGTTTGGAGCGTGTGATCGTCGGTGTTGTGGATGACTAGCGTGTCGAGGAAAGGGAGTGCGCCTTCCTTCTCCAATTCCATGGTAAACTGTAGGTGTGGGTCGTATTGGTTGAAGATGCCCAGGATGTGCTCGACCTGGGATTCGTGTAGGACGAGGAACAGGTCGTCTACGTACTTCTTTATCACCGGAGGGGTGAATCCTATTCTATTGATGACCGTCCCGAGCAAATCCTCCATAACGTAGTCTGCAAGTATCGGCGACAGGGGACTACCCATGACAGTTCCAAACGTCTGCTGGTAGTATTTGTCTCTGAACTTGAAGTAACTGTTGCCCAGACATAGTTCAATCATTTCTAAAAACAGATCCAAATTGATATCTGTTCCCTTTTTGATATCTGTCCATCGAAAAATGATACTGCGAATGATGAGGTTCTTCGGAATGTTGGTGAATAGGGAGACCACGTCAAAAGAGACGAGGACATGCTCCGACGGTATGGTGATTGCGTTGATCTCCTGGGCGAATGTAAAGCTGTCCTTGACGTTGTACTGGCTGGTGAAGGTGGTTTGTAGAATGTGAGCGATGAATTTCGACAACTGGTACGTGGGGGCCGTGATGTTAGGTACAACGGGACGCAACGGCAGGTTCGGTTTATGCGCCTTCGGTTGTCCATATATGCAAGGGCAGGTTGCTGATTGGGTTTGCAATCTGCCGAGCGTGGATCGGTCAATCAGCTTGAGATCGGCCAGCCGTTTTGCCATGTTGTTGGTTTTCTTCTGAAGACTAGCAGTGGGATCGTTTTGTAGAACCTTGTATGCAGAGTCGTTAAGGAGCGCAAGCATTTTGTCATCGTACTCCTGGACAAGCATTATCACCATCCTTTTGCCTTTATCAGATTCTAGGACACAAAGCTGTGGGTTTTCAGCAAGAAACTTACTGGTTGCACGCGACGCATTGGTACAAAATCTGTCAAGCGGCGTTCTTTGCTGTTGTGGACGTACTAGGTAGTTTTGTATTCGAGTTCCCACCAAGCAACGGTTCCGATCTTGTACTTCTCGATCCGGATTTGTACGCAAGATTGATTCCACGTCTGCGATGAGGTGGTACACGGTATTTGGTTTTGGCAGATGCACCGGGAGTGCGAATTTCGGACCCATGCTGAGTAGAGTTTCTACTTCCGTAGGTATGGCTACATCAGTTGCGTTGAGTATTGCTCTTTCATTTAGCGTGGGGAGGGAGTCGTGTGGTGGGTGGCCTATATTGAGTAGACGATCGAGCTTTCTTCGTGTAACCCTTTCAGCATGTGCTCTTCGGGTTGCATATGCTCTGCGCTGTGTGTCGATGAATTCTACCGATAGAGACGGATTGGTAGTTGTTTCGATGTTGTGTCGAGCTTGATTCATGGTTTGTGTTATCACTTTGATCTTGTAGAATGTATGCTGGATTTCGATGTTCAGGAGAGCTTTCCGAAATCGACCAATGATTTTCTCCAGCTTTGGGATGTAGGGGCTGCTTTCTTCCAGTAATGGATAAATGCACTTCATCGTGTTAATGATGTGTGCTGGAAAGACACCCTTCCTCCGGCATTCAAGGAGGAAGTCTTTTCTCACCGTTATGCTGCAAAGTTTTGCATTGTGCGAGGCATAGTCTTTGAAGTGTCGTGCAGTGTCATGTCCGAAGTTGCATTCAATTTGATTAAAGAAGCTACCGTGTATATCAGCCATCTTCGGATTtggaggaggtatacgactgggaggaaatgttgaattgttctggctttctcagtctaagagcattgaaacggctagtttggcatagcccgacgtttcggtcccgtgtattggacctttttcaagggataactaAAAATGATATGCAACATTAGAACATAGACACATTACAAATATACATTAAACATACGGGACGGTCATCAATAGAATAGGATTCACCCCTCCGGTGATAAAGAAGCTTGCACACTACTTACGCAGGGATTCTACACACAGTGAAAAGCACACTTACTGGCCGAAAACAATCCCGCCGTAATACACAGCTTTTAGCAGTCGACACTACCAACCATACCGAATAGCCGATCAAACGATAGCCGCCATGATTCAAACCTACAGTTAATGTTAGATAGATGTATGTCGCTCGCTGTTATCTGTAGTGTGCAGTGCAAGTTGTCCCAAAAAGTTCAAGACAAATTtatgtgttttatgttaaatgtGAGTCGATGATAATTGTTACCATGTAGATAGTCAGTTTGATAATTTTAGCATTTTTAATAACATTTCTTTGTACAAATTAgggcattacaagaagctccaactctcaaactgcattcaaaaaccacataacgagagacggttgactgcgTATGTTTAATGTATATTTGTAATGTGTCTATGTTCTAATGTTGCATATCATTTTtagttatcccttgaaaaaggtccaatacacgggaccgaaacgtcgggctatgccaaactagccgtttcaatgctcttagactgagaaagccagaacaATTCAACTAATGTTGAAGTTTCCATTTGTCTATAACATATATGTCAAATATTCATTTTTAAGTTTCGTGGAAGTTTCAGAAaagtttttggaggagttcccgggCGTGCCAGGGAACTTCCTAGGGGGAGTTTCAGAAATGTTTTATGCCTATGGGTATCAAGTTATTCAATAAATTTTAGGAGGGTTCCGATGAGATTTCCGTGGATTGATGGGacgtctctgaaatcccctggaacgctcctcCAATCACCTGATGCCGCTACAACAATTctcgaacgcctttgaaacctctCTGATTACCCTGGAAGTCTTTTGAAAGCGcttgaaaccctttggaacgTTCTTGACCCATCTGAAACTACGTGAtatgccttgaaatactcctggaatgccccgaaaccccctgaaacctccaaaaCTTTCTGGAACGCTTTTGAAATCTATTGTAATGCTCCTGAAGTCCTTGATCCCTCTGCTACattcctgaaacttcttgaaccTTCCATAAATGCCCCTATGAACACCTGGAAGGCTCCCAAGACCCCCTGAAACATTCCAGAAATCCCAGGAACGCCACTCAAATCACCAAAGCCTCTTGAATACCCCTTAACAACGCCCCTGAAACCGTTTGAAAACTGCTTTTAcacttctgaaactccttgaaaagctggaaccccctgaaactcttttGACGCCCATAAAGCATCaaggaacacccctgaaattaAATCCCTGTAATGCCCTCTGAAGTACCCTGACacacctctgaaaccttcttGAACACTCCTGGAACGCTCCAAAATCCTCCAGAACATCCCCGAAACCTCATGGAACCCCCTGGAATGActctgaaaacttttaaaaactCCTAGAACGGCTTTGCaattcaaacatatatctggctgTCACATAATGCCAGGTGCCAATTAGACCATGGATGCATAATCAAAGTATGATGAGAGAAAAACCTCGATGATTAGGTATGTAATtgtataatgcaaacatattaTGGATTTCGTCGAGGTTCTTGTCActttggtgtgactttgatatttattATATGGTTTGACAGCCAATTTTATTTCGTTATAGCAATTTCCTAAATTTCATTTTAAGAATTCTGCTGTTTTAGTGTCATTAGCGACACAAAATCgtctatcaattttttttttcagtagaaattattttgtaaattaatccGTGCAATGTTGTGAATTCGCTTTTATATCAGGCGTTTCAATTTAGTGAAAATTACTTGAGTTCGATTTACAAAATCGTCTTGTAAACCGAACAGAAACTGTTCGATAATTAGAAAAATTACCTACGTTTTTCTTTGTTTGCCTTGTGTTAAGGTTTAATATAGTAAGGTacgccggggcaagttgaaacgcgatGTTTTAGAatacatttatttttaattaggaaaATATTATTTTACTAAAAGATTGTTTGGTTCAAAAACTATGTATAAtgactgggtctccagttagcctagtggttaagcctatggatcgccaatccggagatggtggGTTTGactcccgttctggtcgggaaaattttctcaactccctgggcatagtttatcattgtacttgcctcacaatatagaaattcatgcaatggcaggcaaagaaagtccttcaattgataactgtggaagtgctcaaagaacactaagttgaaaagaggcagaccaagttccagtgggaacgcaaATCCATACAAATGAAAAAGATGAAGTGTAATGACATGAACAATGACATGAATGACATGAACCATTGAAAAacatccgtttcaacttgccccgatgGACCTTACTTGCAGGCTTTGTCTAGTGTGCCCTAATTgacaagatttaaaaaaaaattctctcaCAGCACAAAATGTTTGAGTAGTATGTCATGACACAGATTACAGTAAATTTAGCAAATAAACATTAAACAGTTTTTATGTATTAAATCCatacaaggatgttttcgatcacctagcattcatttgactcatttgctcataattcagttcagaagccttattttgaaatgttgtgttcgacaaagttgtagattGGTGTTTTACCTACAATTATCATCAAGAACGCCTTATTCCAACTCTAATATTTAcatcgtaaaagtgttagtaccacctactcatttTTTCGAtccgctgtaacttttcgaaaagcgcatcaaatattctcacatttttactgtaagttcatcaactagttgtgtatcagtggtcaaaatttggaaaatcgggatcgggctattctacacgaagttataaaggttctagaaaaaggtataattattgtAAAGTCAACTTtgggctgttatatctccggattcaatgaaccgaatgcaatgaaattttgatcatttatggctTA includes:
- the LOC134287632 gene encoding uncharacterized protein LOC134287632; its protein translation is MVIMLVQEYDDKMLALLNDSAYKVLQNDPTASLQKKTNNMAKRLADLKLIDRSTLGRLQTQSATCPCIYGQPKAHKPNLPLRPVVPNITAPTYQLSKFIAHILQTTFTSQYNVKDSFTFAQEINAITIPSEHVLVSFDVVSLFTNIPKNLIIRSIIFRWTDIKKGTDINLDLFLEMIELCLGNSYFKFRDKYYQQTFGTVMGSPLSPILADYVMEDLLGTVINRIGFTPPVIKKYVDDLFLVLHESQVEHILGIFNQYDPHLQFTMELEKEGALPFLDTLVIHNTDDHTLQTRWYSKAISSGRLLNYHSYHPTNMKLNVATNFIKRVTQLTTSMPIEQQKHIIFQNLRQNNYPSSLINRLMNRTRIAVTPSTAHSSFHAEAEPQQSPQPPANHHPTLEPQPPPPPPIPPPPTNINTSEVPPTEVQETAATYKSLPNIPTLTPSIIGILKKDYSLVKIATKTEKSVKTLLRPVKDPVPQLDQNNIVYSIPCTNCDRVYIGMTTNQLKKRLSGHRSNINKLTQTNIDVEQAKTALIKHMIEEQHTFNLEGTKIVDRTFRSTALPMLEMCHIQNTPHTVNFRTDVDSLHTTYAGILHTVKSTLTGRKQSRRNTQLLAVDTTNHTE